In one Limosilactobacillus oris genomic region, the following are encoded:
- a CDS encoding UDP-glucose--hexose-1-phosphate uridylyltransferase: MKLMEEYADKVIASGAYEPLDRIYVLNKIRALVGDEDVEAQDDQPLVAQLVDLAVKHGQIEDGQTAREILNDQLYDLMTPRPSVVNSTFWEKYQQSPETATDWFYKLCTSNDYVKVAAIKKNVVFDKPTKYGNLEITINLSKPEKDPKAIAAAAHDTKKKYPQCALCMENEGYKGRLGQAARSNHRIIRMMIGGKQWGFQYSPYAYFNEHCIFLYGKHEPMKINRQTLINLVEIENTLPAYFVGSNADLPIVGGSMLAHEHYQGGRHVFPMMKATIKKPLHFAEYPAVEAGIVNWPMSDIRLTSADATQLIDLGTHIIDVWDHYSDESLNIKAFDGDTRHHTVTPIMHRDGDSYVLDLVLRDNNTNDQYPLGIFHPHEKLWHIKKENIGLIEVMGRAILPARLKDELAEVKKFWLGQENKIADSHLPWAKEVQDRLEITKDNVDEVLEQELANIFANVLENAGVFKDDAAGQAGWERFVNQL; the protein is encoded by the coding sequence ATGAAGTTAATGGAAGAGTATGCTGATAAGGTAATTGCCAGCGGGGCCTACGAACCGCTGGACCGGATTTATGTGCTGAACAAGATTCGGGCCCTGGTCGGCGACGAAGATGTTGAAGCCCAGGATGACCAGCCATTAGTGGCGCAACTGGTTGACCTGGCCGTTAAGCACGGGCAAATTGAAGACGGCCAAACCGCCCGCGAAATTCTCAATGACCAGCTTTATGACTTAATGACCCCGCGGCCGTCAGTCGTCAACAGCACTTTCTGGGAAAAGTACCAGCAGTCACCGGAAACGGCGACGGATTGGTTCTACAAGCTGTGTACCAGCAACGATTACGTTAAGGTTGCGGCCATTAAGAAAAACGTGGTCTTTGATAAGCCTACTAAGTATGGTAACTTAGAGATTACGATTAACCTGTCCAAGCCGGAAAAGGACCCCAAGGCCATCGCGGCGGCGGCTCATGATACCAAGAAGAAGTACCCGCAATGTGCGCTCTGCATGGAAAACGAGGGTTACAAAGGTCGGCTCGGTCAAGCAGCCCGGAGCAATCACCGGATTATCCGGATGATGATTGGCGGCAAACAGTGGGGCTTCCAGTATTCTCCATACGCGTACTTCAACGAACACTGTATTTTCCTGTACGGCAAGCACGAACCGATGAAGATCAACCGGCAGACCCTGATTAACTTGGTCGAAATCGAAAACACGCTGCCCGCTTACTTCGTCGGCAGCAACGCGGACTTGCCAATCGTCGGCGGTTCGATGCTGGCTCACGAACACTACCAGGGTGGTCGGCACGTCTTTCCGATGATGAAGGCGACGATTAAGAAGCCGCTGCACTTTGCTGAGTACCCAGCGGTCGAAGCGGGGATCGTTAACTGGCCGATGAGCGATATCCGTCTGACCAGTGCCGACGCGACCCAGCTGATTGACCTGGGGACCCACATCATTGACGTTTGGGACCATTACAGCGACGAAAGCTTGAATATCAAGGCTTTCGATGGCGACACCCGTCACCACACCGTAACGCCGATTATGCACCGCGACGGTGACAGCTATGTCCTTGACCTTGTTTTGCGGGACAACAACACGAACGACCAGTATCCGCTGGGCATTTTCCACCCGCACGAAAAGCTGTGGCACATCAAAAAAGAAAATATCGGTTTGATCGAAGTGATGGGGCGGGCAATTCTGCCGGCCCGGCTCAAGGATGAGCTGGCGGAAGTTAAGAAGTTCTGGCTGGGCCAGGAAAACAAGATTGCGGACAGCCACCTGCCGTGGGCCAAAGAAGTGCAAGACCGTCTGGAAATCACCAAGGACAACGTTGACGAAGTGCTGGAACAGGAACTAGCCAATATCTTCGCTAATGTCCTGGAAAACGCCGGGGTCTTCAAGGACGACGCGGCTGGTCAGGCTGGTTGGGAACGCTTTGTAAACCAACTGTAA
- a CDS encoding galactokinase: MDKQQFLDEYKAVFNENGKDVFFSPGRINVIGEHTDYNGGHVFPCAISIGTYGVYGPREDSTVAVYSANSAKEENSKIITFDINDDQPQAAADEKWVNYFKGMLVYLKERNYNIDHGFNLYIHGYLPYGSGLSSSASIEMLMGNILKDEFDLDIDEVELVKLGQKTENDFVGLNSGIMDQFAVGMGKKDNAIFLDCNTLEYKYLPLELGDYEILIMSTNKTHSLAGSKYNERVEECQEAVKRLSKKLDINKLGEIDPETFDQYTYLINDDTLIRRARHAVSENERTKRAIDAMEKGDLEELGRLINASHVSLKYDYEVTGKELDTLAESAWEQPGCLGARMVGGGFAGSAIAIVKKSAAEDFKKNVGKIYRDKIGYDASFYDAEVVDGPHKL; the protein is encoded by the coding sequence ATGGATAAGCAACAGTTTCTTGACGAATACAAGGCGGTATTTAACGAAAACGGCAAGGATGTTTTCTTCTCACCTGGCCGGATCAATGTGATCGGTGAGCATACTGACTATAACGGCGGACACGTCTTTCCGTGTGCCATCAGTATTGGGACCTATGGTGTTTACGGGCCGCGGGAAGACAGTACGGTGGCGGTTTACTCTGCTAACTCCGCCAAGGAAGAAAACAGCAAGATTATTACCTTTGACATTAACGATGACCAACCGCAGGCAGCTGCTGATGAAAAGTGGGTCAACTACTTCAAGGGGATGCTGGTGTACCTCAAGGAGCGCAACTACAACATTGACCACGGCTTCAACCTGTACATCCACGGTTACCTGCCATACGGTTCCGGCCTGTCATCATCGGCTTCGATCGAAATGCTGATGGGAAACATTTTGAAGGACGAATTCGACCTGGACATTGACGAGGTCGAACTGGTTAAGCTGGGTCAGAAGACCGAAAATGACTTTGTCGGCCTGAACTCCGGAATCATGGACCAGTTTGCCGTTGGAATGGGGAAGAAGGATAACGCCATCTTCCTGGACTGCAACACCTTGGAATACAAGTACCTGCCACTGGAACTGGGCGACTACGAAATCCTGATTATGAGCACCAACAAGACTCACTCCCTGGCCGGCTCCAAGTACAACGAGCGGGTGGAAGAGTGTCAGGAAGCAGTCAAGCGCCTCAGCAAGAAACTGGATATTAATAAACTTGGTGAAATTGATCCGGAAACCTTCGATCAATACACCTACCTGATTAACGATGACACTCTGATTCGCCGGGCCCGCCACGCGGTCAGTGAAAACGAACGAACTAAGCGGGCCATCGACGCGATGGAAAAGGGCGACCTGGAAGAACTGGGCCGCCTGATCAACGCTTCTCATGTTTCCCTGAAGTACGACTACGAGGTCACTGGGAAGGAACTGGATACCCTGGCCGAAAGTGCTTGGGAACAACCTGGCTGCCTAGGTGCCCGGATGGTCGGCGGAGGCTTTGCCGGGAGTGCGATTGCCATCGTGAAGAAGTCCGCGGCCGAAGACTTTAAGAAGAACGTCGGCAAGATTTACCGGGACAAGATCGGCTACGATGCTAGCTTCTATGATGCCGAAGTTGTTGACGGCCCGCACAAGCTGTAA
- a CDS encoding SGNH/GDSL hydrolase family protein, translating to MKQYSPKQLLPLAQRTGRWVVKTIKGQATLYTTNLSSTIRFNITGALSFDLQTVNNGHPGFPHQVYAWRYDQQPWQRFQVQDSPVSLQLPDRHRHLVEIMTAGNSDFDEVWTGQEGFAINGIAVNGGQLTPAAERPLVDFIGDSITAGCWVMGKHAAVDYRPESNYVGIASDQLAIDSVRIAYSAAGVLRPGTGGVPTVKDFLGSIDNVTPWKTNQPRVVVVNLGVNDRRFASDQFTRAYDQFLEQVATTFPGSKVLVLTPFSQTFQSQISQLAARHQFQLVNTTGWCQDFTDGLHPNQNGSSTAAHHLVPVLKAALAESRRVHP from the coding sequence ATGAAGCAGTATTCGCCAAAACAATTACTCCCGCTAGCCCAGCGAACCGGCCGGTGGGTGGTTAAAACTATCAAGGGCCAGGCAACACTATACACCACTAACCTGAGCAGCACTATCCGCTTCAATATTACCGGAGCGCTCTCCTTTGACCTGCAAACAGTCAACAACGGACACCCCGGTTTCCCCCACCAGGTCTATGCATGGCGCTATGACCAGCAGCCCTGGCAACGTTTCCAGGTACAAGATTCCCCGGTCAGCTTACAGCTTCCAGACCGCCACCGCCACCTGGTTGAAATCATGACAGCGGGTAACAGCGACTTTGATGAGGTTTGGACGGGCCAGGAGGGTTTTGCTATTAACGGCATTGCTGTTAACGGCGGGCAGCTAACACCAGCCGCGGAACGGCCCCTGGTTGATTTTATCGGTGATTCGATTACCGCTGGCTGCTGGGTAATGGGTAAGCACGCCGCAGTCGATTACCGTCCAGAAAGTAACTATGTCGGCATTGCCAGTGACCAGTTAGCAATTGACAGCGTCCGCATCGCCTACTCCGCCGCTGGCGTTCTCCGGCCCGGTACCGGCGGCGTCCCAACTGTGAAGGACTTCCTGGGGTCGATTGACAACGTCACTCCTTGGAAAACCAACCAGCCCCGGGTGGTAGTAGTGAACTTAGGGGTTAATGACCGCCGCTTTGCCAGCGACCAGTTCACCCGCGCTTACGACCAGTTTCTAGAGCAAGTCGCAACCACTTTTCCGGGCAGCAAAGTCCTGGTCCTAACGCCATTTAGTCAGACGTTTCAAAGCCAAATCAGCCAGCTGGCCGCGCGCCACCAATTCCAGCTGGTGAATACCACCGGCTGGTGTCAGGACTTCACTGATGGGCTCCACCCCAACCAGAACGGCTCTTCGACGGCAGCTCACCACCTTGTCCCGGTACTAAAAGCAGCACTAGCTGAATCAAGGAGGGTACACCCATGA
- a CDS encoding tyrosine-protein phosphatase → MTQQRLLPIKHGYNFRDLGGYQTSDGHTVKWHRLIRSGALNNLDEQDQEALVAIPVTVDIDLRSKPEITAAPDRVPRTAKYYHLPVFSIDVTNTSRSDEEVAREMQEVGNGYRHMQLEYRNMVQLASAQQAYQELFQLLLSNQSGATLFHCTAGKDRTGFGAYLLLTALGVPRETILQDYLLTNDVTAAFRRRWVAQLRASTAELGNRDAVIKNRSDMMAVFPGYLSTAIETVNRLAGSPTQYLTDCLGLTRGDLADLRRLYLD, encoded by the coding sequence ATGACACAACAACGATTACTTCCGATTAAGCATGGTTATAACTTTCGCGACCTTGGCGGCTACCAAACCAGCGATGGGCATACTGTTAAGTGGCACCGTCTGATTCGTTCCGGCGCCCTTAACAACCTTGACGAACAAGATCAGGAAGCCCTCGTGGCAATCCCGGTTACCGTTGACATTGATTTGCGGTCGAAACCAGAAATCACCGCCGCGCCTGACCGGGTGCCCCGCACTGCCAAGTACTACCACCTCCCTGTCTTCAGCATCGACGTTACCAATACCTCTCGCAGTGACGAGGAAGTCGCCCGAGAAATGCAGGAAGTAGGTAATGGCTACCGGCATATGCAGCTGGAATACCGCAACATGGTACAGTTAGCCAGCGCCCAGCAAGCCTACCAAGAGCTGTTTCAGCTACTATTAAGCAATCAATCTGGGGCAACCCTCTTCCACTGCACAGCCGGGAAGGACCGGACCGGTTTTGGCGCCTACCTGCTTTTGACCGCCCTTGGTGTTCCACGTGAAACCATCCTCCAAGATTACCTGCTAACAAACGATGTCACCGCCGCTTTTCGACGCCGGTGGGTTGCCCAGCTGCGGGCCAGTACCGCTGAGCTGGGCAATCGGGACGCCGTTATCAAGAACCGTAGTGATATGATGGCAGTCTTTCCTGGTTACCTGAGCACAGCCATTGAAACTGTTAACCGCTTGGCTGGCAGCCCGACACAGTACCTGACCGACTGCCTGGGGCTGACCCGCGGTGACTTAGCAGACTTGCGGCGTTTATATTTAGACTAG
- a CDS encoding YbhB/YbcL family Raf kinase inhibitor-like protein has product MHVSVPLENGLLADEYGKYAPASAMLADHPIKSFPISISDAPAATKSFALVFVDFDSTPVCGFTWIHWLAANIPATMTTIPANASRELADQFVQGKNSNAGRLVNGDPRISSGYVGPQPPDKAHDYTLTVYALDTDLPLADGYWLNDFIHQSAGHVLAKAKATLPSRA; this is encoded by the coding sequence ATGCATGTTTCAGTTCCATTGGAAAACGGCTTACTAGCGGATGAATACGGCAAATATGCTCCGGCCAGCGCAATGCTAGCGGACCATCCCATCAAGTCGTTTCCCATCAGTATTAGCGATGCCCCCGCGGCTACCAAGTCATTTGCCCTTGTCTTTGTCGACTTTGACTCCACACCAGTCTGCGGTTTTACCTGGATTCACTGGCTAGCAGCTAACATTCCAGCAACAATGACAACTATTCCGGCCAATGCCAGCCGCGAGTTAGCCGACCAGTTTGTTCAAGGAAAAAACAGTAACGCTGGTCGACTTGTCAACGGTGATCCCCGGATCAGCAGCGGCTACGTAGGGCCCCAGCCGCCTGACAAGGCCCATGACTACACCCTGACCGTATACGCCCTCGATACAGACCTGCCCCTCGCTGATGGATACTGGCTAAACGACTTTATTCATCAAAGTGCGGGCCACGTACTGGCAAAAGCTAAAGCAACCTTACCAAGCCGCGCCTAA
- a CDS encoding APC family permease — protein MGSHRIEPSLVLQNAAKAEKDRTLGLFDLTILGVGAIIGTGILVLTGIVAAQDAGPAVTLSFLIAATASCLIGLCYAELTTSIPNSGGAYIYTWVSIGRLPAFFTGWTLLGVYVATTATVANGWTGYVKSFLYELNVHLPSSLLVPAGNGGLVNLPAVIMVLLITLLLMQGTGQSKFVNDCLVCVKLIVILLFIVVSIRDVNPVNWRPYFPYGAQGVMTGAGAVFFSFLGFDALATSAEDAQDVQHSIPRAIVYSLVISTTLYIIVGLVMTGVVKYPKLAVSEAMSYVLITRGHKLVAQVVSAGAILGIIAVVYAFIYAGSNIMKAMSRGGFLPASWSKLNERSGSPNRAILLNGCLAAALAGEFDLHYLALIANVGSLIVFFLVSLMVILLRKQYPHLARPFVVPGGKVVPLLAMTICIALLITISKEAWLAYIAWLVFGGVIYIAYSRHHVIA, from the coding sequence TTGGGTAGCCACCGAATTGAGCCAAGCCTGGTTCTGCAAAATGCAGCAAAGGCTGAAAAAGATCGAACCCTCGGCCTGTTTGATCTAACGATTCTAGGTGTCGGGGCGATTATTGGGACCGGAATCCTAGTATTAACAGGAATTGTGGCTGCCCAGGATGCTGGCCCGGCCGTGACACTCTCCTTCTTGATTGCCGCGACGGCCAGTTGTTTGATTGGCTTGTGCTACGCGGAATTAACAACGAGTATCCCGAATTCTGGTGGGGCGTATATCTATACTTGGGTTTCAATTGGCCGGCTGCCTGCCTTCTTTACTGGCTGGACCTTACTGGGGGTCTATGTCGCGACAACCGCGACCGTGGCTAACGGGTGGACGGGCTATGTTAAGTCCTTCCTATATGAACTGAATGTTCACCTGCCAAGTAGCCTCCTCGTACCAGCGGGCAACGGTGGACTGGTCAATTTACCAGCAGTGATAATGGTGCTGCTGATTACGTTGCTCTTAATGCAAGGAACTGGGCAGAGCAAGTTTGTTAACGACTGCCTGGTCTGTGTCAAATTAATTGTGATATTACTCTTCATTGTGGTTAGTATTCGGGATGTGAATCCAGTTAATTGGCGGCCATACTTCCCATACGGTGCCCAAGGAGTAATGACTGGTGCAGGAGCAGTCTTTTTCTCCTTCCTCGGCTTTGACGCGCTAGCAACATCGGCAGAAGACGCCCAGGATGTCCAACACTCTATCCCGCGAGCAATCGTTTACTCGCTAGTAATCTCGACCACACTGTATATAATTGTGGGGTTGGTAATGACGGGCGTAGTTAAGTATCCAAAGCTGGCCGTCTCAGAGGCGATGTCCTATGTTTTGATTACTCGTGGGCATAAGCTGGTTGCTCAAGTTGTTTCAGCAGGAGCTATTTTAGGAATCATTGCGGTCGTTTACGCCTTTATCTATGCGGGCTCGAATATTATGAAGGCAATGAGCCGGGGCGGGTTCCTGCCAGCTTCTTGGTCGAAGCTCAATGAGCGCAGTGGTAGTCCTAACCGAGCCATCTTGTTAAACGGCTGTTTAGCGGCTGCCCTTGCCGGAGAATTTGACCTTCATTACTTGGCATTAATAGCGAATGTTGGTTCGCTGATAGTGTTCTTTCTAGTTTCTCTGATGGTGATTTTGCTAAGGAAACAGTATCCGCACTTAGCAAGGCCGTTTGTTGTGCCGGGTGGAAAGGTAGTTCCGCTGTTGGCAATGACGATTTGTATAGCCCTGCTAATAACAATTTCGAAAGAAGCCTGGTTGGCCTACATTGCTTGGCTGGTTTTCGGCGGGGTCATTTACATTGCCTACTCACGACACCACGTGATTGCTTAG
- the ald gene encoding alanine dehydrogenase, producing MLIGIPKEIKNQEERVGATPSMVASLISAGHEVIVEHKAGTGSGFTDADYTAVGAQIGSADEAWQAEMVIKVKEPLEAEYHYFRPGMIIYTYLHLAADPQLTAAMLEKGVVGVAYETMVGRNGGLPLLAPMSEIAGRMSVQVGTHFLEEPHGGKGRLLAGTTGVARGKVTVIGAGTVGFNAAKIAVGLGAQVTILDINASRLEYIDNLFDGKVQTLMSTPHNIAAAVEKADLAIGAVLIPGAKAPTLVTTETIDKMEDGSVIVDVPIDQGGIFETTTHATTHDDPVYVSHGVIHYTVANIPGAVPKTATEALTSATTGPALKIANLGIAAAAKSDHEIATGVNTYDGNLTSKAVADSLKLTYTPLDDLIG from the coding sequence ATGTTAATCGGTATTCCAAAGGAAATCAAGAACCAAGAAGAACGTGTCGGTGCTACACCAAGCATGGTCGCCAGTCTGATTTCTGCAGGCCACGAAGTAATTGTGGAACATAAAGCTGGAACTGGCAGCGGCTTTACTGATGCAGATTACACCGCGGTAGGAGCCCAAATTGGCTCAGCTGATGAAGCATGGCAGGCCGAGATGGTAATCAAGGTCAAGGAACCGCTAGAAGCAGAATATCACTACTTCCGTCCCGGAATGATTATCTATACTTACCTTCATTTAGCTGCTGATCCGCAATTAACGGCGGCAATGCTAGAAAAAGGCGTAGTGGGAGTTGCCTATGAAACGATGGTCGGGCGCAACGGTGGTCTTCCGCTGTTAGCACCAATGAGTGAAATCGCTGGCCGGATGTCGGTCCAAGTCGGAACTCACTTCTTAGAAGAACCCCATGGCGGAAAAGGACGTCTGCTGGCTGGAACGACCGGAGTAGCCCGGGGAAAAGTAACCGTGATCGGTGCGGGAACCGTTGGCTTCAATGCTGCGAAGATTGCAGTAGGGCTGGGGGCCCAGGTAACCATTTTAGACATCAATGCATCCCGGCTAGAATACATTGATAATCTTTTTGACGGTAAAGTTCAGACCTTGATGTCGACACCACATAATATCGCGGCGGCGGTTGAAAAAGCTGACCTGGCAATCGGGGCTGTTTTGATTCCCGGTGCGAAGGCGCCAACCCTGGTAACGACAGAAACGATTGACAAGATGGAAGATGGTTCAGTGATCGTCGATGTGCCAATCGACCAGGGCGGGATCTTTGAAACAACTACTCATGCTACCACTCACGACGACCCGGTTTACGTCTCGCACGGGGTAATTCACTATACGGTTGCTAACATTCCGGGAGCAGTACCAAAGACTGCGACGGAAGCACTGACCAGCGCGACGACCGGTCCGGCACTGAAAATCGCCAACCTGGGAATCGCGGCGGCTGCTAAAAGTGACCACGAAATCGCAACTGGCGTCAACACATATGATGGGAACCTAACTTCTAAGGCGGTGGCCGATAGCCTGAAGTTAACATATACTCCCCTGGATGATTTAATTGGGTAG
- the greA gene encoding transcription elongation factor GreA: MQKKKIQEAMKHVYFQKMTKAGYQEIEDEIARLQAQRPAKIEQLKAARALGDLSENTEYSTAKRELRHLESRLRYLNKQLQYSEIIAPTDASTVDLGTRVTIRFEDDHDVVTYQIVGKQEADLAKQKVAFDSPLGQALMHQAAGTRVTVQAPQATYQVTIIKIEL; this comes from the coding sequence ATGCAGAAAAAGAAGATTCAAGAAGCAATGAAACACGTTTATTTTCAAAAGATGACGAAGGCGGGCTACCAGGAAATTGAAGATGAGATTGCCCGCCTACAGGCCCAGCGGCCCGCTAAAATTGAGCAGCTAAAGGCGGCACGTGCCCTTGGCGACCTTTCAGAAAACACGGAGTACAGTACGGCCAAGCGGGAACTGCGGCACCTGGAGAGCCGGCTCCGCTACCTCAACAAGCAGCTCCAGTATTCGGAGATTATTGCACCGACCGACGCCAGTACGGTTGACCTGGGTACGCGAGTGACGATCCGGTTTGAAGATGATCACGACGTGGTCACCTACCAAATCGTCGGCAAGCAAGAAGCTGACCTGGCAAAACAAAAAGTCGCTTTCGACTCCCCGCTTGGCCAAGCACTAATGCACCAGGCCGCAGGAACTAGGGTCACAGTCCAGGCACCACAAGCAACTTACCAGGTTACCATCATTAAGATTGAACTGTAA
- a CDS encoding glycoside hydrolase family 13 protein, giving the protein MNFAAIYHRPESEMAYLYDPQTMHIRLRTAKNDVKTVGLMHGDPYSLRSLAGIKPPFYLTPTPMKKILSDDLYDYWQLAVTEPKKRLAYAFDITGADGTRTVYTDRGYIQPDDHAALDELNTYFRMPFFQEIDMFHAPEWVKNTVWYQIFPERFANGDQTNDPVGTKAWNASDHPERQDFYGGDLQGVLDHLDHLQELGVNGIYFNPLFKAPSNHKYDTEDYYQIDPHFGDAALFKKVVNQAHKRGIKVMLDAVFNHIGDKSPQWQDVLKNGQNSKYAGWFHVNQFPATYTPTKNFEFTPDASYDTFDYNPHMPKLNTANPEVQEYLLGIAKYWIKEFDIDAWRLDVANEIDHHFWKSFYQETTALKPDFYILGEIWHTSQAWLNGDEFSGVMNYSYTGAILDHFINHRLRADQLVDQLSNQLMKYRDQTNQMMFNVLDSHDTARIMTLAHDNRDLVKQTFAFTFLQPGTPSIYYGTEYGMDGENDPDCRKPMNWKPDATAQEMFADFKKLVALRKDYAHLLAGGTIAFRVLPNGLVGVCRKDADQVLTGLFNTTNAPVAVTAKGRVLLSQGVHEQQLAPAGFMITVE; this is encoded by the coding sequence ATGAATTTCGCTGCTATCTACCACCGGCCGGAAAGCGAAATGGCCTACCTCTATGACCCACAGACGATGCACATTCGCCTCCGCACGGCCAAAAACGATGTCAAAACCGTGGGGCTGATGCACGGTGACCCTTATAGCCTCCGCAGTCTGGCTGGGATCAAGCCGCCATTTTACCTAACGCCGACGCCGATGAAGAAGATCTTATCAGATGACCTGTATGATTACTGGCAGCTGGCGGTGACTGAACCCAAGAAACGGTTGGCGTATGCCTTTGACATTACGGGTGCTGACGGGACGCGGACAGTTTATACCGATCGCGGCTATATCCAACCGGACGACCACGCCGCATTGGATGAGTTAAACACCTACTTTCGGATGCCGTTCTTCCAGGAGATCGATATGTTCCATGCCCCAGAATGGGTGAAAAACACGGTTTGGTACCAGATCTTCCCGGAACGGTTTGCCAATGGGGATCAAACTAACGATCCGGTCGGGACCAAGGCGTGGAATGCCAGTGACCATCCGGAGCGCCAGGACTTCTACGGTGGTGACTTGCAGGGGGTTCTGGACCACCTCGACCACCTGCAAGAACTGGGGGTCAACGGGATTTACTTTAACCCGCTGTTTAAAGCGCCGTCTAATCATAAGTACGATACCGAAGACTACTACCAGATCGACCCCCATTTTGGCGATGCCGCACTGTTTAAGAAAGTGGTTAACCAGGCCCACAAGCGGGGGATTAAGGTGATGCTTGACGCGGTCTTTAACCACATTGGGGATAAGTCGCCGCAGTGGCAGGATGTCCTCAAGAATGGCCAGAACTCAAAGTACGCCGGTTGGTTCCACGTAAATCAATTTCCAGCAACCTATACGCCGACGAAAAACTTTGAATTTACGCCCGACGCCAGCTACGATACTTTTGACTACAATCCCCACATGCCGAAACTCAATACCGCCAACCCAGAGGTGCAGGAGTACCTGTTAGGGATTGCGAAATACTGGATCAAAGAGTTTGATATTGATGCCTGGCGGCTAGATGTGGCGAATGAAATTGACCACCACTTCTGGAAGAGCTTCTACCAGGAGACCACGGCCCTCAAGCCGGACTTCTACATCTTGGGTGAAATTTGGCACACTTCGCAGGCTTGGCTGAACGGGGATGAGTTCAGCGGGGTTATGAATTACAGTTATACTGGCGCGATTTTGGACCACTTCATCAACCATCGGCTCCGGGCGGACCAGCTGGTTGACCAACTCAGCAACCAGCTAATGAAGTACCGTGACCAGACGAACCAGATGATGTTTAACGTCCTCGATTCCCATGACACGGCCAGAATTATGACCCTGGCCCACGATAACCGCGACCTGGTTAAGCAGACCTTTGCCTTTACTTTCTTGCAACCCGGGACGCCGTCGATTTATTACGGGACCGAGTATGGGATGGACGGCGAAAACGACCCCGACTGCCGGAAGCCAATGAACTGGAAGCCGGATGCGACGGCCCAGGAAATGTTTGCGGACTTTAAGAAGCTCGTTGCCTTGCGCAAAGATTATGCTCACCTGCTTGCGGGCGGGACAATTGCCTTTCGGGTTTTGCCAAACGGTTTGGTCGGAGTTTGTCGAAAGGACGCCGATCAAGTGCTGACGGGACTTTTCAACACCACGAACGCACCAGTTGCTGTCACAGCTAAGGGTCGGGTGCTTTTGAGCCAGGGGGTTCATGAGCAGCAACTAGCCCCAGCTGGCTTTATGATTACAGTCGAATAG